The genomic window CATGCTGTACATTTATGAATTCATGAATGACTTCTATCACACAAAAGTTTAATGGAGAAGGCGAGGTCCACTGTAAAAGCTAACAGTGTAATGCTTGCAATCACTGTCTCCATGATTACCATTTCTGCACTGGTTTGCTGATGGATTGGCCTGAAGTCTCTCAGCTCAAGTATCTTTGTAAAGCAAATCACTGTGGCCACCATGTAGAGCAGCACCCCAATTAGACTGAACCCAGCCAGAAATCTGTCAAAGGGTAGGCAACATTGTCCAGCAAAGTCGCCTAAAATTACCACCACTGTGACTACAGACATGATGATACAGATCCCGTAAGACACACCGGAAACCCACAACTGCCAACTGTTCACTCGATTAGGCAAGTCCTGGATGGCTTCCACAAACAGAGGTATCATCTGACAACCTCCCCACAGCTGGAGTATCTTTAGGAGACCAGGCTTGCTGCCCATGTACCCTCTTTGCTCATGTGTTTGCCTGCAAAGCACGCAGGACTCAGAGGCGTATGCCAGGAAGGTAAGACAGGAGGCCACAGCAGCCGCCATGGGGCGTGGAAACACCCTTTCATGCTCTATGATGATCCAAGGGAAAATAACGGACACACTGAGACACATCAGTGCACCAAACACTGCCACTGTCATGGTCAGGTTTTTCCAAGATATTGGAAGGAGGCTGTGAAACTGGATGATGCTGAGAATGTGGATAAGGAGGGTAAGGGTGAAGAAGAAGCACCAGGTAAACATGCAGAAGATCCTGAAAGTGCTTTGGTAAGATGGATCTTTGTTTAGTTCCGATTCTTCCAGCGAATCTACGAGGCTGAAGGTGACACAACCAGAAATCACTTCCCATGTTCGCACCAAAAACAGAGGACTGGCAAAGTCTCTGGCCTCCAGCACAATCACAGGCATCTTTCCAGTGTTGATCCAGAGTCCAagaaaatattcttttttttgtttgttttgttaaataatatgACAGTCTCAGTTTCCCCAAGTCCTTTGTCAGCCAAACTGTGAAGATCCAAAAATATCTCCCTGTATGATAAATTCTGAAGAATGGTCCATGGaaacaaaaacatcaaataaaagCACATAAATGGTTAGGTTCCATACAAAAATACATGGTATATCTCTTCTCTGAGCACTGATGCTTCATCCTTTTTGCCAACAGAAAGCGCGTCAGAATCATTATCTCCTGGAATATGTATTTTACAGCACTGTCATTGTCAAAACAAGCCTCGCCTACTTCCTTTTTGAGGTTGCAGCAGCAAACTTTCAGTCTCACTAGAGGTGGGTGCACgataccacaaaaaaaaaaaaaaaaaaaaaaaaaaaaaagaaaagcatatgCAAACAATGCTATCTTCCTCCTACTCTCCATTCTCATGAAATTGTGTTCCTTTTTCTAACCTGCAATAAAAGGCCGCATGAGGGGTTCTTGTAACTGAATTAGTTTGCCAACACCTATCTGTCTATCCCCAATCACTTTGACCTCACCACTGAGGCATAAAATAGGGCCATTTACAGTTCTCTGTGGAGGTGTTTACATGATCTTGAGGGTTTTATAGGTGCTGTGGATTATCTGTGTGGTGTGTCATTCAAGGGATAAATTTGTAGGGTGTGGATCTGTTTTATCCTCAGGGAAGGGTAGTGTATGATTCTGTAAAAGTGCCCTTTCAGCGCACAAGTCTTAGAAATATGTTTGAATTGCAGCtgagtatatttatatatatgtgtgtatgtatatgtgtatgtatatgtataatacatgtatatgtatatgtatgtgtatgtatgtgtacaggTATGCTCATTGAAGCGAGATGAGGGAAGTGTGTTCACACCCCAAGAGTCTCTGGAAAATCCCAATGTATCACTTTACTTCTGGGTATTGATGCACCTGCTCTGTGTGAAAATTAGATAATAAATATATCAATTCCCCTGTGTCACACATTTTAAAGTCAAAACTTGTTTTTGGCAGAGGGGACAAGACATGTGAAAAAAAGAGAGGGAGTGGGGTGTAACAACAGTTATGCTAACTATGCAACTTGGAGGGTTCTATTAAAGTGAAATTTCCCTTGTAATTGTAAAAATGAATATAgtctaacattcattcattcattttctgaacctgctttatcctcactagggtcacgggggtcgcttggagcctatcccagctacataggggcgaaggcggggtacaccctggacaagtcgccagttcatcgcag from Sphaeramia orbicularis chromosome 1, fSphaOr1.1, whole genome shotgun sequence includes these protein-coding regions:
- the LOC115426734 gene encoding myeloid-associated differentiation marker homolog — translated: MPVIVLEARDFASPLFLVRTWEVISGCVTFSLVDSLEESELNKDPSYQSTFRIFCMFTWCFFFTLTLLIHILSIIQFHSLLPISWKNLTMTVAVFGALMCLSVSVIFPWIIIEHERVFPRPMAAAVASCLTFLAYASESCVLCRQTHEQRGYMGSKPGLLKILQLWGGCQMIPLFVEAIQDLPNRVNSWQLWVSGVSYGICIIMSVVTVVVILGDFAGQCCLPFDRFLAGFSLIGVLLYMVATVICFTKILELRDFRPIHQQTSAEMVIMETVIASITLLAFTVDLAFSIKLLCDRSHS